A portion of the Amyelois transitella isolate CPQ chromosome 2, ilAmyTran1.1, whole genome shotgun sequence genome contains these proteins:
- the LOC106143205 gene encoding protein phosphatase 1L, whose protein sequence is MEDELEDRVLYQTYLSFIKILSRFTSSVPFDTPVSYLWKMVRLYFLRSEVLVFTLGVVIFLMYLQTIELWSRTLLSRLSQAMNPMSVQRMKFLESSEADKQSWELKGTLSAAYAIKGRRMHMEDRFIINEDINSTGISLFAIFDGHGGEFAANYAKDHLIQNLFNKIIELNAFKDGKTISTPIKESPEEPKPKDHENSISVERKTSFKKSASTADDTSKKEITDPDLLAQISKSKIITREVRPSKPVINVSIPLSSYLDKGKINFGKLLTDEVLAADRLLVEAAKRSMNVAGTTALIAIMEGNHLIVANVGDSRGVMCDSRGNAIPVSFDHKPQQVREQKRIEAAGGYIAFNGVWRVAGILATSRAMGDYPLKDKKFVIADPDILTFNLDDHKPMFLVLASDGLWDTFSNEEAVKFIKERLDEPDYGAKSLTLQAYYRGSVDNITVLVINFLQNRISSAAISQ, encoded by the exons ATGGAAGACGAACTAGAAGATAGAGTTTTGTATCAGACATATCTTtcttttataaagattttatccCGTTTCACAAGCAGTGTTCCCTTTGATACTCCCGTGAGCTATTTATGGAAAATGGTGCGTCTTTATTTCCTACGGTCAGAAGTCCTAGTTTTTACACTCGGCGTGGTGATTTTCCTcatgtatttacaaacaatagaGTTATGGAGTCGTACATTGCTAAGCAGATTATCTCAGGCGATGAACCCTATGTCCGTGCAGCGTATGAAATTTTTAGAGAGTTCTGAAGCCGACAAGCAGAGCTGGGAATTAAAGGGTACTCTTAGCGCTGCATATGCAATAAAGGGTAGAAGAATGCACATGGAAGatagatttattatcaatGAAGACATAAATAGTACGGGTATATCACTATTCGCAATTTTTGATGGGCATGGTGGTGAATTCGCTGCTAATTACGCCAAAGATCACTTAATCCAAAATCTTTTTAACAAGATAATTGAACTGAATGCATTTAAAGATGGTAAAACAATCAGCACTCCCATAAAGGAGAGTCCAGAAGAACCAAAACCAAAAGATCATGAGAACAGTATCAGTGTTGAAAGAAAAACTAGCTTTAAGAAGTCTGCAAGCACTGCCGATGACACTTCTAAAAAAGAGATAACAGATCCTGACCTTTTAGCTCAGATTTCAAAgtcgaaaattattactagGGAAGTCAGGCCATCAAAACCTGTGATTAATGTTTCTATTCCATTGTCAAGCTATTTAGACaaaggtaaaataaattttggtaaGCTTTTAACAGATGAGGTACTGGCTGCAGATAGATTGCTTGTGGAAGCAGCCAAACGATCAATGAATGTAGCAGGAACAACTGCTCTTATTGCAATCATGGAAGGGAATCACTTGATTGTCGCCAATGTGGGAGATTCCAGGGGGGTTATGTGTGACTCTCGTGGTAACGCAATACCGGTATCTTTTGACCACAAACCTCAGCAG gTACGAGAACAGAAAAGGATTGAAGCTGCTGGTGGGTATATAGCTTTCAATGGAGTATGGCGCGTAGCAGGCATCTTGGCCACTTCTCGTGCCATGGGTGACTACCCATTAAAAGACAAGAAATTTGTAATAGCTGACCCTGACATTCTCACTTTTAATCTAGACGACCACAAACCCATGTTCTTAGTTCTGGCATCAGATGGCCTCTGGGATACTTTTTCAAATGAAGAAGCTGTGAAATTTATCAAGGAACGATTGGACGAACCTGACTATGGCGCCAAAAGTTTGACCCTACAGGCTTACTACCGAGGATCTGTTGATAACATCACAGTACtagtaataaactttttacagAATAGAATTTCCTCTGCTGCTATTTCTCAGTAA